GCATTTCCAAACGCGCCTTCGGATTCCATGACAACCGATATTTTACTCTTAAAGTCATACAGGCATTCTCAGGCAACAACTAAATCGGAGAAGAACCTAAAAGACAATAATTATTTACGGATAAGCTCTAAGAAATGGCGTGCCTTTCTTTTCTTTTACTTGCTTTTTCCGTCGGCCGGAAGATGGCGTGTTACTTTAGGGAAGGGGGATCGGGCCAGAGGATCGGGCCACGTTTTTGCAGAAGAGGATCTCGCGCTTTCCCTGCGGGAGATTGTCAATATAGCCGCTGAACTGAAAACCCAGCGCCTCGTGCATCTTTATCGATTGCTCGTTGTCGGCTTCGGTCGAGCTGAAGAGCTTTCCGTTTCGGGAATGCCCGGCTACTTGATTGATCAGTTTTCGCGCGATGCCACGGCGCCTGAAATCGGGGTGCACAATTATGAGGGAGATATAGAGGCAATCAATGAAATTGGTCTGGAACGTTATAAGCCCGACAACGCGCGCTTCCTCGATCGAAAGATATGCTCTGCGGTGACGGATTCTCTGTTCCAGGAACTGTTTCCGGGAGTGGAGCCCGCTGACAATTGCATCAAGCTCCC
The nucleotide sequence above comes from Candidatus Abyssobacteria bacterium SURF_5. Encoded proteins:
- a CDS encoding GNAT family N-acetyltransferase; amino-acid sequence: MIIRLAEQDDLQQCRELDAIVSGLHSRKQFLEQRIRHRRAYLSIEEARVVGLITFQTNFIDCLYISLIIVHPDFRRRGIARKLINQVAGHSRNGKLFSSTEADNEQSIKMHEALGFQFSGYIDNLPQGKREILFCKNVARSSGPIPLP